One region of Armigeres subalbatus isolate Guangzhou_Male chromosome 3, GZ_Asu_2, whole genome shotgun sequence genomic DNA includes:
- the LOC134220991 gene encoding uncharacterized protein LOC134220991 has protein sequence MFKLVACIAVLGLVACYDFKDSFYNELILEDILDSEDTPTMMDRFKRSTAETNDDKCKRHHHRHRCCNDANDEKMEKFHETHKQCLSENRSNGRSARGKFNPVDMFDCEKMKKIKQDHICAMECVNRKLETVDKEGNLVDREALIQFAKNSLAADMWQEDVLGDMVDACLKEVTDKTEKLKASGEPTTCNPSSSIYGYCMWHKITLACPKEKQVTSKRCDRMREMFANKEVVDNNDVDDDN, from the exons ATGTTTAAACTGGTGGCTTGTATTGCAGTGTTGGGACTAGTGGCCTGTTACGACTTTAAAGATTCTTTCTACA ATGAACTAATTCTGGAAGATATTCTGGACAGCGAGGACACTCCGACAATGATGGACCGCTTCAAGCGGTCCACCGCAGAGACGAACGATGACAAATGCAAGCGTCACCATCATAGACACAGATGTTGCAACGATGCAAACGATGAAAAAATGGAGAAGTTCCACGAAACCCACAAACAGTGCTTAAGTGAGAACCGTTCCAATGGACGATCGGCACGTGGCAAGTTCAACCCAGTGGATATGTTCGATTGCGAAAAGATGAAGAAAATCAAACAGGACCACATCTGCGCGATGGAGTGCGTGAACCGCAAGTTGGAAACCGTCGACAAGGAAGGTAATCTGGTGGACCGGGAGGCGCTGATTCAGTTCGCCAAGAATAGCTTGGCCGCCGATATGTGGCAGGAAGACGTTCTCGGGGACATGGTTGATGCTTGTTTGAAGGAAGTCACAGATAAGACCGAAAAGTTGAAGGCATCCGGCGAACCAACGACCTGCAACCCATCTTCGTCGATCTACGGATACTGCATGTGGCATAAGATAACATTGGCATGCCCGAAGGAAAAACAAGTCACGTCCAAGAGGTGCGAcaggatgcgtgaaatgttcGCCAACAAGGAGGTAGTCGATAACAACGATGTTGATGATGATAACTAA
- the LOC134220990 gene encoding uncharacterized protein LOC134220990 encodes MFKLVLCLSALGLVACYDFKDSFYNELVLEDILDSEDTPTLMDRFKRSTPEANDDKCKRNHHRHRCCNDANGENMDKFRDTKKQCFSEVRSKDRSARGMVNPVDMFDCEKMNKTKQEYICAVECVSRKFDVIDQEGNLLGADKLIQFTKDNFAADPWQESIIEGVVDTCLKEVAEKNEKLKASGETTTCNPASSNFGYCMWRQMTLACPKDKQEQSKKCERMRERFANNELVSYHKHDFDD; translated from the exons atgttcaagctgGTGTTGTGTCTCTCGGCGTTGGGCCTGGTGGCCTGTTACGACTTCAAAGATTCGTTCTACA ATGAGCTGGTCCTGGAGGACATCCTGGACAGCGAGGACACTCCGACGTTGATGGACCGCTTCAAGCGTTCCACTCCTGAAGCGAACGATGACAAATGCAAGCGCAACCACCATAGACACAGGTGCTGTAACGATGCCAACGGTGAAAACATGGACAAATTCCGCGATACGAAGAAACAATGCTTCTCTGAAGTCCGCTCCAAGGACCGTTCAGCCCGCGGTATGGTGAACCCAGTGGACATGTTCGACTGCGAGAAAATGAACAAAACCAAGCAGGAATACATCTGCGCCGTGGAGTGCGTGAGCCGCAAGTTCGATGTCATCGATCAGGAAGGCAATCTGCTGGGCGCGGACAAGCTGATTCAGTTCACCAAGGACAACTTCGCTGCCGACCCGTGGCAGGAATCGATAATCGAAGGAGTGGTTGACACCTGTTTGAAGGAAGTTGCCGAGAAGAACGAAAAGCTGAAGGCATCGGGCGAAACCACGACCTGCAATCCAGCATCGTCGAACTTTGGCTACTGCATGTGGCGGCAGATGACTTTGGCCTGTCCGAAGGATAAACAGGAACAATCCAAGAAGTGCGAGAGAATGCGTGAACGGTTCGCCAACAACGAGCTGGTTTCCTACCACAAGCACGACTTCGATGATTAG
- the LOC134220989 gene encoding uncharacterized protein LOC134220989 isoform X1 — MNKLILAVAVITVAIGTSEAVVFHRFRRSPSARCCNDGFEDSINHEKVVAVRRACAEELGLNEMSEEELLKNRDNLVCLVECIAKKHELADESGDLLHEDLAKAVKEHFSVAEWKAPLLDDFIKQCFDHAEEEHEKHPTEEGKCNPEGFNFSYCLWRHFTLACPEELQDDSERCESIRGKLKSDEDVGFWNNDIDETK; from the exons ATGAACAAACTCATTCTGGCGGTCGCAGTGATTACAGTTGCCATCGGCACTAGCGAGGCAGTTGTTTTCCATCGTTTTCGTCGTAGTCCTTCGGCGCGGTGTTGCAACGATGGATTCGAGGATTCCATCAACCACGAGAAAGTGGTTGCCGTGAGACGTGCCTGTGCCGAGGAGTTGGGACTGAATGAGATGTCTG aagaggagctcTTGAAGAACCGCGATAATTTGGTTTGTTTGGTGGAATGCATTGCGAAAAAGCACGAACTAGCTGATGAGAGTGGCGATTTGCTGCATGAAGATCTCGCCAAAGCAGTGAAGGAGCATTTCAGTGTGGCCGAGTGGAAGGCTCCGCTGTTGGACGACTTTATCAAGCAGTGTTTCGACCATGCCGAGGAGGAACATGAAAAGCACCCAACCGAGGAAGGAAAATGCAACCCAGAGGGGTTCAACTTTTCCTACTGTCTGTGGAGACACTTTACGCTAGCTTGCCCGGAGGAGCTGCAAGACGACTCGGAACGGTGTGAATCGATTCGCGGTAAGCTGAAAAGCGATGAAGATGTGGGCTTTTGGAATAACGACATCGACGAAACCAAGTGA
- the LOC134220989 gene encoding uncharacterized protein LOC134220989 isoform X2: MNKLILAVAVITVAIGTSEAVVFHRFRRSPSARCCNDGFEDSINHEKVVAVRRACAEELGLNEMSEELLKNRDNLVCLVECIAKKHELADESGDLLHEDLAKAVKEHFSVAEWKAPLLDDFIKQCFDHAEEEHEKHPTEEGKCNPEGFNFSYCLWRHFTLACPEELQDDSERCESIRGKLKSDEDVGFWNNDIDETK; this comes from the exons ATGAACAAACTCATTCTGGCGGTCGCAGTGATTACAGTTGCCATCGGCACTAGCGAGGCAGTTGTTTTCCATCGTTTTCGTCGTAGTCCTTCGGCGCGGTGTTGCAACGATGGATTCGAGGATTCCATCAACCACGAGAAAGTGGTTGCCGTGAGACGTGCCTGTGCCGAGGAGTTGGGACTGAATGAGATGTCTG aggagctcTTGAAGAACCGCGATAATTTGGTTTGTTTGGTGGAATGCATTGCGAAAAAGCACGAACTAGCTGATGAGAGTGGCGATTTGCTGCATGAAGATCTCGCCAAAGCAGTGAAGGAGCATTTCAGTGTGGCCGAGTGGAAGGCTCCGCTGTTGGACGACTTTATCAAGCAGTGTTTCGACCATGCCGAGGAGGAACATGAAAAGCACCCAACCGAGGAAGGAAAATGCAACCCAGAGGGGTTCAACTTTTCCTACTGTCTGTGGAGACACTTTACGCTAGCTTGCCCGGAGGAGCTGCAAGACGACTCGGAACGGTGTGAATCGATTCGCGGTAAGCTGAAAAGCGATGAAGATGTGGGCTTTTGGAATAACGACATCGACGAAACCAAGTGA